A single Rattus norvegicus strain BN/NHsdMcwi chromosome 5, GRCr8, whole genome shotgun sequence DNA region contains:
- the Dnaja1 gene encoding dnaJ homolog subfamily A member 1, which translates to MVKETTYYDVLGVKPNATQEELKKAYRKLALKYHPDKNPNEGEKFKQISQAYEVLADSKKRELYDKGGEQAIKEGGAGGGFGSPMDIFDMFFGGGGRMQRERRGKNVVHQLSVTLEDLYNGATRKLALQKNVICDKCEGRGGKKGAVECCPNCRGTGMQIRIHQIGPGMVQQIQSVCMECQGHGERISPKDRCKSCNGRKIVREKKILEVHIDKGMKDGQKITFHGEGDQEPGLEPGDIIIVLDQKDHAVFTRRGEDLFMCMDIQLVEALCGFQKPISTLDNRTIVITSHPGQIVKHGDIKCVLNEGMPIYRRPYEKGRLIIEFKVNFPENGFLSPDKLSLLEKLLPERKEVEETDEMDQVELVDFDPNQERRRHYNGEAYEDDEHHPRGGVQCQTS; encoded by the exons ATGGTGAAAGAAACTACTTACTATGATGTTCTGGGGGTCAAACCCAATGCCACCCAGGAAGAATTGAAAAAGGCATATAGAAAATTGGCCTTGAAGTACCACCCTGATAAAAATCCAAATGAAGGAGAAAAG TTTAAACAGATTTCTCAAGCTTATGAAGTTCTTGCTGATTCCAAGAAAAGGGAACTATATGATAAAGGGGGCGAGCAGGCGATTAAGGAGGGCGGAGCAGGTGGAGGTTTTGGCTCGCCCATGGATATCTTTGATATGTtctttggaggaggaggaaggatgcaaagagaaaggagag GTAAAAATGTCGTGCATCAGCTCTCAGTGACCTTAGAAGACTTATATAATGGTGCAACAAGGAAACTGGCTCTGCAAAAAAATGTGATTTGTGACAAATGTGAAG GCCGAGGTGGTAAGAAAGGAGCAGTAGAGTGCTGTCCCAACTGCCGGGGGACTGGCATGCAGATCAGGATTCATCAGATTGGACCAGGAATGGTTCAGCAAATTCAGTCAGTGTGCATGGAGTGCCAGGGTCATGGAGAACGCATCAGTCCTAAAGACAGATGTAAAAGCtgcaatggaagaaagatagttcGAGAGAAGAAAATTTTAGAAGTTCATATTGATAAAG GCATGAAAGATGGTCAGAAGATAACATTCCACGGTGAAGGAGACCAAGAACCAGGACTGGAGCCAGGAGATATTATCATTGTGTTAGATCAGAAGGACCATGCTGTTTTTACAAG GCGAGGAGAAGACCTTTTCATGTGTATGGACATACAGCTGGTTGAAGCATTGTGTGGCTTCCAAAAGCCAATATCTACTCTTGACAACCGAACCATAGTCATCACCTCTCATCCAG GTCAGATTGTCAAGCATGGGGATATAAAATGTGTGCTAAATGAAGGTATGCCAATATACCGTCGGCCATATGAAAAGGGACGTCTAATCATTGAGTTTAAG gtAAACTTTCCTGAAAATGGCTTTCTCTCTCCTGATAAACTCTCTTTGCTGGAAAAACTCCTTCCTGAaaggaaggaagtagaagagactgaTGAAATGGATCAGGTAGAACTGGTGGACTTTGATCCAAATCAGGAAAGACGGCGTCATTATAATGGAGAAGCGTATGAGGATGATGAGCATCACCCCAGAGGTGGCGTTCAGTGTCAGACCTCTTAA